The Coffea arabica cultivar ET-39 chromosome 8e, Coffea Arabica ET-39 HiFi, whole genome shotgun sequence genome window below encodes:
- the LOC113704205 gene encoding small ribosomal subunit protein uS2m-like has translation NFIEPFFHLLDKSSFIFPTLAAHHFKIYSCGSRNAMTIIDSDKTLICLRNACNFVGNLVRLKGQFLFVNTNTLFDEISEEMTKAIGIKNDKSWRLEGFLTNSSSPKKFRGRNKKLNLGAIHAPDCVVIFDTERKSSVILEAEWLQVPIVGHVDSSMPWETYKKITYLVRANDSVQFVYLFCNLITKTFLYEQRKMKTAQGADDLTAGTRCELY, from the coding sequence AACTTCATTGAGCCCTTCTTTCATCTATTAGACAAATCTTCTTTCATCTTCCCCACTCTTGCGGCTCACCACTTCAAAATCTACTCTTGTGGCTCTCGGAATGCCATGACTATAATAGACTCCGACAAGACTCTTATTTGCCTCCGCAACGCCTGCAATTTCGTCGGCAACCTCGTCAGGTTAAAAGGGCAGTTTCTTTTCGTCAACACCAACACCCTTTTCGACGAAATCAGCGAGGAAATGACGAAAGCTATTGGGATTAAGAATGACAAGTCGTGGCGTCTTGAAGGCTTTTTAACAAACAGTTCGAGTCCCAAAAAGTTTCGCGGCCGGAATAAGAAGTTGAACTTAGGAGCCATTCACGCTCCTGATTGTGTGGTGATTTTCGATACGGAGAGGAAGTCTTCGGTTATTTTGGAGGCTGAATGGTTGCAAGTTCCGATTGTGGGGCATGTTGATTCGAGTATGCCGTGGGAAACTTATAAGAAGATTACTTATCTGGTGCGTGCCAATGATTCAGTTCaatttgtttacttgttttgTAATTTGATCACTAAAACTTTTTTGTATGagcaaagaaaaatgaagactGCACAAGGGGCAGATGATTTAACCGCTGGGACTCGGTGTGAACTCTACTAA
- the LOC113704019 gene encoding kinesin-like protein KIN-14J isoform X2 has product MHRDSDVYENENGDPGSLNEILNGDVSERRENSKGTYEGLSAAAIHHEGSKFSDIFPLKNGSFADLPAARISEMMKLNSLENASTPSLFSVVNAILDESIERKNGDIPQCVASLLKLVVQEIEQRVSKHAESFRKQSNLYKSREEKYQSKIRALETLTTGTTEENEIVINQLQKIKLEKLKIDEKRKVEEQDVIRLMRQKDQYEIGMSLLKQELELSKKSYEKSCAELVTQAMETKAELEKKLKHTESLLNDSRKKVKELEAFSESKYLRWRRKEHGFKDFIDSHAGALQELRAVSESIKKEVLKTQKTYREEINHFGWELKGLVDAAQNYHVVLAENRKLYNEVQDLKGNIRVYCRIRPFLPGQSQKQTTIEYIGENGELVVTNPLKPGKDGHRLFKFNKVFAPAATQEEVFLDTQPLIRSVLDGYNVCIFAYGQTGSGKTYTMSGPGVSAVEDWGVNYRALNDLFQISQIRKSSITYEIGVQMVEIYNEQVRDLLCNESTQKRLGIWNTAQPNGLAVPDASMHTVQSTSDVLELMNIGLMNRAVGATALNERSSRSHSVLTVHVRGTDLETNVVLRGCLHLIDLAGSERVDRSEATGDRLREAQHINKSLSALGDVIFALAQKNSHVPYRNSKLTQVLQGSLGGQAKTIMFVQLNPDVESYSETVSTLKFAERVSGVELGAARSNREGRGVRELMEQVAFLKDSLAKKDEEIGRLRLKVNATGERLGMSSQRYGSASPRRHSAGTSQQSRRLSAAKSFGVKATSDLDNSSEYSDKHSEAGSQQSLDDLKHHKDFFQQSRLAVAHVGQNFGEDLESKHVVTEGNQNLFDDVELLGFGEADSEERLSDISDGVLSMGTETDGSINSIVEYTLFPETAKPPAEGTEKPDVPSKLPRPQQKHSRTASSQLSSTKSSSKVAGSRKATTGSSSKVKPSKRWQ; this is encoded by the exons ATGCATCGAGATTCGGATgtctatgaaaatgaaaatggggATCCAGGTAGTTTGAATGAAATCCTCAATGGTGATGTCTctgaaagaagagaaaactctAAAGGTACATATGAAG GACTATCAGCTGCAGCAATTCATCATGAAGGGAGTAAGTTCTCTGATATCTTTCCATTGAAGAATGGATCTTTTGCTGACCTTCCAGCTGCTAGGATTTCAGAAATGATGAAGCTGAACAGTCTAGAG AATGCCTCCACACCATCACTTTTTAGTGTTGTGAATGCAATCCTGGACGAAAGCATTGAGAGAAAGAATGGTGACATACCTCAG TGTGTAGCTTCTTTGTTAAAATTGGTAGTACAAGAGATTGAGCAGCGAGTTTCAAAACATGCTGAAAGTTTTAGAAAG CAAAGCAATTTGTACAAGTCTCGCGAAGAGAAGTATCAGTCTAAAATTAGAGCACTTGAAACTCTTACAACCGGAACAACTGAAGAAAATGAG ATTGTGATCAACCAGCTTCAGAAGATAAAG CTTGAAAAgttgaaaattgatgaaaagagaAAGGTAGAAGAGCAAGATGTAATAAGGTTAATGAGACAAAAGGACCAGTACGAGATTGGGATGTCATTGCTCAAGCAAGAGCTGGAATTGTCCAAGAAGTCCTATGAAAAGAGTTGTGCAGAACTGGTAACACAAGCTATGGAGACTAAAGCTGAGTTGGAAAAGAAACTAAAGCATACTGAGTCCCTTCTGAATGACTCAAGGAAGAAGGTCAAAGAACTCGAAGCTTTTTCAGAATCAAAATACTTGAGATGGAGAAGAAAAGAACATGGCTTCAAGGACTTCATAGATTCTCATGCTGGAGCTCTGCAG GAATTGAGAGCAGTTTCTGAGTCCATAAAGAAAGAGGTATTGAAGACCCAAAAAACATATCGGGAAGAAATCAATCACTTTG GTTGGGAGCTGAAAGGATTGGTAGATGCAGCTCAGAATTACCATGTAGTCCTTGCAGAAAATAGGAAGTTGTATAATGAGGTTCAAGATTTGAAAG GTAATATTAGAGTCTACTGTCGAATAAGGCCATTCCTTCCAGGACAAAGTCAAAAACAAACAACCATAGAATATATTGGTGAGAATGGAGAATTGGTTGTTACGAATCCTTTAAAACCAGGAAAAGACGGTCATCGCCTGTTCAAGTTCAATAAGGTCTTTGCTCCTGCGGCTACTCAAG AGGAGGTGTTTCTTGATACCCAACCACTAATCAGATCCGTTCTTGATGGCTACAACGTATGCATCTTTGCTTATGGTCAAACTGGCTCAGGGAAGACCTATACTATG AGCGGGCCTGGTGTATCAGCTGTTGAAGATTGGGGGGTCAACTATCGGGCTCTGAATGATTTGTTCCAGATTTCTCAAATTAGGAAGAGTTCCATAACATATGAAATAGGCGTGCAAATGGTTGAGATATATAATGAACAAGTTCGTGACTTGCTGTGCAATGAAAGTACTCAGAAGAGA CTGGGGATTTGGAATACCGCACAACCAAATGGCTTAGCTGTTCCTGATGCTAGTATGCACACTGTTCAATCAACTTCAGATGTCTTGGAATTAATGAACATTGGGTTAATGAATAGGGCTGTTGGTGCTACTGCCCTTAATGAAAGAAGCAGCCGATCTCACAG TGTGCTCACTGTGCATGTCCGTGGGACAGACTTGGAGACCAATGTTGTCTTGCGTGGTTGTCTGCATCTCATTGATCTTGCTGGGAGTGAAAGAGTAGATCGCTCTGAAGCAACAGGGGATCGACTGCGGGAGGCGCAACATATAAACAAGTCTTTATCTGCTCTTGGAGATGTGATCTTTGCTCTGGCACAGAAGAATTCTCATGTGCCTTATAGGAATAGCAAATTAACTCAAGTTCTTCAAGGTTCTTTAG GTGGCCAAGCAAAGACTATCATGTTTGTACAACTTAATCCTGATGTAGAATCTTATTCTGAGACTGTAAGCACACTGAAGTTTGCTGAAAGGGTCTCTGGTGTTGAGCTGGGTGCTGCACGAAGTAATAGAGAGGGTAGGGGTGTCAGAGAACTAATGGAACAG GTGGCTTTCCTGAAGGACTCACTGGCAAAGAAGGATGAGGAAATTGGACGTCTACGGCTTAAAGTTAATGCAACTGGTGAGAGACTCGGAATGAGTTCTCAAAGATATGGGTCAGCCTCTCCTAGAAGACATTCTGCAGGAACTTCACAACAAAGTCGTAGACTATCAGCAGCAAAGAGCTTTGGTGTGAAAGCTACTTCTGATTTAGACAATAGCTCCGAGTACAGTGATAAGCATTCTGAAGCTGGTTCGCAGCAGTCTTTGGATGACTTAAAGCATCATAAAGATTTTTTTCAGCAATCTAGGCTTGCTGTAGCACATGTAGGGCAAAATTTTGGAGAGGACTTGGAATCAAAGCATGTGGTAACAGAGGGAAATCAAAACCTTTTCGATGATGTGGAGCTTTTGGGCTTTGGAGAGGCAGATTCTGAAGAGAGATTAAGTGATATATCTGATGGTGTTCTCTCGATGGGGACAGAAACTGATGGTTCCATCAATAGTATTGTAGAGTATACACTTTTCCCTGAAACTGCAAAACCACCAGCAGAGGGCACAGAAAA GCCCGATGTGCCATCTAAACTTCCAAGACCGCAGCAGAAGCATTCGCGTACAGCATCTTCTCAATTGTCTTCCACAAAGAGCTCGTCAAAAGTTGCAG GTTCTAGAAAGGCCACAACTGGCAGCTCCTCCAAGGTAAAGCCTTCTAAAAGGTGGCAGTGA
- the LOC113704019 gene encoding kinesin-like protein KIN-14J isoform X1, which translates to MHRDSDVYENENGDPGSLNEILNGDVSERRENSKGTYEASFTHAGLSAAAIHHEGSKFSDIFPLKNGSFADLPAARISEMMKLNSLENASTPSLFSVVNAILDESIERKNGDIPQCVASLLKLVVQEIEQRVSKHAESFRKQSNLYKSREEKYQSKIRALETLTTGTTEENEIVINQLQKIKLEKLKIDEKRKVEEQDVIRLMRQKDQYEIGMSLLKQELELSKKSYEKSCAELVTQAMETKAELEKKLKHTESLLNDSRKKVKELEAFSESKYLRWRRKEHGFKDFIDSHAGALQELRAVSESIKKEVLKTQKTYREEINHFGWELKGLVDAAQNYHVVLAENRKLYNEVQDLKGNIRVYCRIRPFLPGQSQKQTTIEYIGENGELVVTNPLKPGKDGHRLFKFNKVFAPAATQEEVFLDTQPLIRSVLDGYNVCIFAYGQTGSGKTYTMSGPGVSAVEDWGVNYRALNDLFQISQIRKSSITYEIGVQMVEIYNEQVRDLLCNESTQKRLGIWNTAQPNGLAVPDASMHTVQSTSDVLELMNIGLMNRAVGATALNERSSRSHSVLTVHVRGTDLETNVVLRGCLHLIDLAGSERVDRSEATGDRLREAQHINKSLSALGDVIFALAQKNSHVPYRNSKLTQVLQGSLGGQAKTIMFVQLNPDVESYSETVSTLKFAERVSGVELGAARSNREGRGVRELMEQVAFLKDSLAKKDEEIGRLRLKVNATGERLGMSSQRYGSASPRRHSAGTSQQSRRLSAAKSFGVKATSDLDNSSEYSDKHSEAGSQQSLDDLKHHKDFFQQSRLAVAHVGQNFGEDLESKHVVTEGNQNLFDDVELLGFGEADSEERLSDISDGVLSMGTETDGSINSIVEYTLFPETAKPPAEGTEKPDVPSKLPRPQQKHSRTASSQLSSTKSSSKVAGSRKATTGSSSKVKPSKRWQ; encoded by the exons ATGCATCGAGATTCGGATgtctatgaaaatgaaaatggggATCCAGGTAGTTTGAATGAAATCCTCAATGGTGATGTCTctgaaagaagagaaaactctAAAGGTACATATGAAG CCTCTTTCACCCATGCAGGACTATCAGCTGCAGCAATTCATCATGAAGGGAGTAAGTTCTCTGATATCTTTCCATTGAAGAATGGATCTTTTGCTGACCTTCCAGCTGCTAGGATTTCAGAAATGATGAAGCTGAACAGTCTAGAG AATGCCTCCACACCATCACTTTTTAGTGTTGTGAATGCAATCCTGGACGAAAGCATTGAGAGAAAGAATGGTGACATACCTCAG TGTGTAGCTTCTTTGTTAAAATTGGTAGTACAAGAGATTGAGCAGCGAGTTTCAAAACATGCTGAAAGTTTTAGAAAG CAAAGCAATTTGTACAAGTCTCGCGAAGAGAAGTATCAGTCTAAAATTAGAGCACTTGAAACTCTTACAACCGGAACAACTGAAGAAAATGAG ATTGTGATCAACCAGCTTCAGAAGATAAAG CTTGAAAAgttgaaaattgatgaaaagagaAAGGTAGAAGAGCAAGATGTAATAAGGTTAATGAGACAAAAGGACCAGTACGAGATTGGGATGTCATTGCTCAAGCAAGAGCTGGAATTGTCCAAGAAGTCCTATGAAAAGAGTTGTGCAGAACTGGTAACACAAGCTATGGAGACTAAAGCTGAGTTGGAAAAGAAACTAAAGCATACTGAGTCCCTTCTGAATGACTCAAGGAAGAAGGTCAAAGAACTCGAAGCTTTTTCAGAATCAAAATACTTGAGATGGAGAAGAAAAGAACATGGCTTCAAGGACTTCATAGATTCTCATGCTGGAGCTCTGCAG GAATTGAGAGCAGTTTCTGAGTCCATAAAGAAAGAGGTATTGAAGACCCAAAAAACATATCGGGAAGAAATCAATCACTTTG GTTGGGAGCTGAAAGGATTGGTAGATGCAGCTCAGAATTACCATGTAGTCCTTGCAGAAAATAGGAAGTTGTATAATGAGGTTCAAGATTTGAAAG GTAATATTAGAGTCTACTGTCGAATAAGGCCATTCCTTCCAGGACAAAGTCAAAAACAAACAACCATAGAATATATTGGTGAGAATGGAGAATTGGTTGTTACGAATCCTTTAAAACCAGGAAAAGACGGTCATCGCCTGTTCAAGTTCAATAAGGTCTTTGCTCCTGCGGCTACTCAAG AGGAGGTGTTTCTTGATACCCAACCACTAATCAGATCCGTTCTTGATGGCTACAACGTATGCATCTTTGCTTATGGTCAAACTGGCTCAGGGAAGACCTATACTATG AGCGGGCCTGGTGTATCAGCTGTTGAAGATTGGGGGGTCAACTATCGGGCTCTGAATGATTTGTTCCAGATTTCTCAAATTAGGAAGAGTTCCATAACATATGAAATAGGCGTGCAAATGGTTGAGATATATAATGAACAAGTTCGTGACTTGCTGTGCAATGAAAGTACTCAGAAGAGA CTGGGGATTTGGAATACCGCACAACCAAATGGCTTAGCTGTTCCTGATGCTAGTATGCACACTGTTCAATCAACTTCAGATGTCTTGGAATTAATGAACATTGGGTTAATGAATAGGGCTGTTGGTGCTACTGCCCTTAATGAAAGAAGCAGCCGATCTCACAG TGTGCTCACTGTGCATGTCCGTGGGACAGACTTGGAGACCAATGTTGTCTTGCGTGGTTGTCTGCATCTCATTGATCTTGCTGGGAGTGAAAGAGTAGATCGCTCTGAAGCAACAGGGGATCGACTGCGGGAGGCGCAACATATAAACAAGTCTTTATCTGCTCTTGGAGATGTGATCTTTGCTCTGGCACAGAAGAATTCTCATGTGCCTTATAGGAATAGCAAATTAACTCAAGTTCTTCAAGGTTCTTTAG GTGGCCAAGCAAAGACTATCATGTTTGTACAACTTAATCCTGATGTAGAATCTTATTCTGAGACTGTAAGCACACTGAAGTTTGCTGAAAGGGTCTCTGGTGTTGAGCTGGGTGCTGCACGAAGTAATAGAGAGGGTAGGGGTGTCAGAGAACTAATGGAACAG GTGGCTTTCCTGAAGGACTCACTGGCAAAGAAGGATGAGGAAATTGGACGTCTACGGCTTAAAGTTAATGCAACTGGTGAGAGACTCGGAATGAGTTCTCAAAGATATGGGTCAGCCTCTCCTAGAAGACATTCTGCAGGAACTTCACAACAAAGTCGTAGACTATCAGCAGCAAAGAGCTTTGGTGTGAAAGCTACTTCTGATTTAGACAATAGCTCCGAGTACAGTGATAAGCATTCTGAAGCTGGTTCGCAGCAGTCTTTGGATGACTTAAAGCATCATAAAGATTTTTTTCAGCAATCTAGGCTTGCTGTAGCACATGTAGGGCAAAATTTTGGAGAGGACTTGGAATCAAAGCATGTGGTAACAGAGGGAAATCAAAACCTTTTCGATGATGTGGAGCTTTTGGGCTTTGGAGAGGCAGATTCTGAAGAGAGATTAAGTGATATATCTGATGGTGTTCTCTCGATGGGGACAGAAACTGATGGTTCCATCAATAGTATTGTAGAGTATACACTTTTCCCTGAAACTGCAAAACCACCAGCAGAGGGCACAGAAAA GCCCGATGTGCCATCTAAACTTCCAAGACCGCAGCAGAAGCATTCGCGTACAGCATCTTCTCAATTGTCTTCCACAAAGAGCTCGTCAAAAGTTGCAG GTTCTAGAAAGGCCACAACTGGCAGCTCCTCCAAGGTAAAGCCTTCTAAAAGGTGGCAGTGA
- the LOC113704019 gene encoding kinesin-like protein KIN-14J isoform X3, producing the protein MHRDSDVYENENGDPGSLNEILNGDVSERRENSKGLSAAAIHHEGSKFSDIFPLKNGSFADLPAARISEMMKLNSLENASTPSLFSVVNAILDESIERKNGDIPQCVASLLKLVVQEIEQRVSKHAESFRKQSNLYKSREEKYQSKIRALETLTTGTTEENEIVINQLQKIKLEKLKIDEKRKVEEQDVIRLMRQKDQYEIGMSLLKQELELSKKSYEKSCAELVTQAMETKAELEKKLKHTESLLNDSRKKVKELEAFSESKYLRWRRKEHGFKDFIDSHAGALQELRAVSESIKKEVLKTQKTYREEINHFGWELKGLVDAAQNYHVVLAENRKLYNEVQDLKGNIRVYCRIRPFLPGQSQKQTTIEYIGENGELVVTNPLKPGKDGHRLFKFNKVFAPAATQEEVFLDTQPLIRSVLDGYNVCIFAYGQTGSGKTYTMSGPGVSAVEDWGVNYRALNDLFQISQIRKSSITYEIGVQMVEIYNEQVRDLLCNESTQKRLGIWNTAQPNGLAVPDASMHTVQSTSDVLELMNIGLMNRAVGATALNERSSRSHSVLTVHVRGTDLETNVVLRGCLHLIDLAGSERVDRSEATGDRLREAQHINKSLSALGDVIFALAQKNSHVPYRNSKLTQVLQGSLGGQAKTIMFVQLNPDVESYSETVSTLKFAERVSGVELGAARSNREGRGVRELMEQVAFLKDSLAKKDEEIGRLRLKVNATGERLGMSSQRYGSASPRRHSAGTSQQSRRLSAAKSFGVKATSDLDNSSEYSDKHSEAGSQQSLDDLKHHKDFFQQSRLAVAHVGQNFGEDLESKHVVTEGNQNLFDDVELLGFGEADSEERLSDISDGVLSMGTETDGSINSIVEYTLFPETAKPPAEGTEKPDVPSKLPRPQQKHSRTASSQLSSTKSSSKVAGSRKATTGSSSKVKPSKRWQ; encoded by the exons ATGCATCGAGATTCGGATgtctatgaaaatgaaaatggggATCCAGGTAGTTTGAATGAAATCCTCAATGGTGATGTCTctgaaagaagagaaaactctAAAG GACTATCAGCTGCAGCAATTCATCATGAAGGGAGTAAGTTCTCTGATATCTTTCCATTGAAGAATGGATCTTTTGCTGACCTTCCAGCTGCTAGGATTTCAGAAATGATGAAGCTGAACAGTCTAGAG AATGCCTCCACACCATCACTTTTTAGTGTTGTGAATGCAATCCTGGACGAAAGCATTGAGAGAAAGAATGGTGACATACCTCAG TGTGTAGCTTCTTTGTTAAAATTGGTAGTACAAGAGATTGAGCAGCGAGTTTCAAAACATGCTGAAAGTTTTAGAAAG CAAAGCAATTTGTACAAGTCTCGCGAAGAGAAGTATCAGTCTAAAATTAGAGCACTTGAAACTCTTACAACCGGAACAACTGAAGAAAATGAG ATTGTGATCAACCAGCTTCAGAAGATAAAG CTTGAAAAgttgaaaattgatgaaaagagaAAGGTAGAAGAGCAAGATGTAATAAGGTTAATGAGACAAAAGGACCAGTACGAGATTGGGATGTCATTGCTCAAGCAAGAGCTGGAATTGTCCAAGAAGTCCTATGAAAAGAGTTGTGCAGAACTGGTAACACAAGCTATGGAGACTAAAGCTGAGTTGGAAAAGAAACTAAAGCATACTGAGTCCCTTCTGAATGACTCAAGGAAGAAGGTCAAAGAACTCGAAGCTTTTTCAGAATCAAAATACTTGAGATGGAGAAGAAAAGAACATGGCTTCAAGGACTTCATAGATTCTCATGCTGGAGCTCTGCAG GAATTGAGAGCAGTTTCTGAGTCCATAAAGAAAGAGGTATTGAAGACCCAAAAAACATATCGGGAAGAAATCAATCACTTTG GTTGGGAGCTGAAAGGATTGGTAGATGCAGCTCAGAATTACCATGTAGTCCTTGCAGAAAATAGGAAGTTGTATAATGAGGTTCAAGATTTGAAAG GTAATATTAGAGTCTACTGTCGAATAAGGCCATTCCTTCCAGGACAAAGTCAAAAACAAACAACCATAGAATATATTGGTGAGAATGGAGAATTGGTTGTTACGAATCCTTTAAAACCAGGAAAAGACGGTCATCGCCTGTTCAAGTTCAATAAGGTCTTTGCTCCTGCGGCTACTCAAG AGGAGGTGTTTCTTGATACCCAACCACTAATCAGATCCGTTCTTGATGGCTACAACGTATGCATCTTTGCTTATGGTCAAACTGGCTCAGGGAAGACCTATACTATG AGCGGGCCTGGTGTATCAGCTGTTGAAGATTGGGGGGTCAACTATCGGGCTCTGAATGATTTGTTCCAGATTTCTCAAATTAGGAAGAGTTCCATAACATATGAAATAGGCGTGCAAATGGTTGAGATATATAATGAACAAGTTCGTGACTTGCTGTGCAATGAAAGTACTCAGAAGAGA CTGGGGATTTGGAATACCGCACAACCAAATGGCTTAGCTGTTCCTGATGCTAGTATGCACACTGTTCAATCAACTTCAGATGTCTTGGAATTAATGAACATTGGGTTAATGAATAGGGCTGTTGGTGCTACTGCCCTTAATGAAAGAAGCAGCCGATCTCACAG TGTGCTCACTGTGCATGTCCGTGGGACAGACTTGGAGACCAATGTTGTCTTGCGTGGTTGTCTGCATCTCATTGATCTTGCTGGGAGTGAAAGAGTAGATCGCTCTGAAGCAACAGGGGATCGACTGCGGGAGGCGCAACATATAAACAAGTCTTTATCTGCTCTTGGAGATGTGATCTTTGCTCTGGCACAGAAGAATTCTCATGTGCCTTATAGGAATAGCAAATTAACTCAAGTTCTTCAAGGTTCTTTAG GTGGCCAAGCAAAGACTATCATGTTTGTACAACTTAATCCTGATGTAGAATCTTATTCTGAGACTGTAAGCACACTGAAGTTTGCTGAAAGGGTCTCTGGTGTTGAGCTGGGTGCTGCACGAAGTAATAGAGAGGGTAGGGGTGTCAGAGAACTAATGGAACAG GTGGCTTTCCTGAAGGACTCACTGGCAAAGAAGGATGAGGAAATTGGACGTCTACGGCTTAAAGTTAATGCAACTGGTGAGAGACTCGGAATGAGTTCTCAAAGATATGGGTCAGCCTCTCCTAGAAGACATTCTGCAGGAACTTCACAACAAAGTCGTAGACTATCAGCAGCAAAGAGCTTTGGTGTGAAAGCTACTTCTGATTTAGACAATAGCTCCGAGTACAGTGATAAGCATTCTGAAGCTGGTTCGCAGCAGTCTTTGGATGACTTAAAGCATCATAAAGATTTTTTTCAGCAATCTAGGCTTGCTGTAGCACATGTAGGGCAAAATTTTGGAGAGGACTTGGAATCAAAGCATGTGGTAACAGAGGGAAATCAAAACCTTTTCGATGATGTGGAGCTTTTGGGCTTTGGAGAGGCAGATTCTGAAGAGAGATTAAGTGATATATCTGATGGTGTTCTCTCGATGGGGACAGAAACTGATGGTTCCATCAATAGTATTGTAGAGTATACACTTTTCCCTGAAACTGCAAAACCACCAGCAGAGGGCACAGAAAA GCCCGATGTGCCATCTAAACTTCCAAGACCGCAGCAGAAGCATTCGCGTACAGCATCTTCTCAATTGTCTTCCACAAAGAGCTCGTCAAAAGTTGCAG GTTCTAGAAAGGCCACAACTGGCAGCTCCTCCAAGGTAAAGCCTTCTAAAAGGTGGCAGTGA